A stretch of the Chrysoperla carnea unplaced genomic scaffold, inChrCarn1.1, whole genome shotgun sequence genome encodes the following:
- the LOC123304864 gene encoding uncharacterized protein LOC123304864, with amino-acid sequence MHSDPDLSYQLQKFWEVEELPVKTPLNPEDVKCEEHFVKTHRRDSDGAYIVRLPFRNGEAPELGDSRVSALNRLTKLEKRLEKQPTFKDLYHANLQDYLSSGHMVLAEKNSSYVLTHHGVTKDSSTTKVRVVFNPAEKTNATFPSLNETLLAGPKLQNSINDIVLNFRLHRVAITGDVKQMYRAIKLDARDSKFQQILWRFDPSQPVQQYEITRVCFGKARLTMPSV; translated from the coding sequence ATGCACTCTGACCCAGACCTTTCGTACCAGTTACAGAAGTTTTGGGAAGTTGAAGAATTGCCTGTCAAAACTCCGTTGAACCCAGAAGATGTTAAATGTGAGGAACACTTTGTCAAAACTCATCGCCGTGATTCCGATGGAGCTTATATTGTACGATTGCCCTTTCGTAATGGTGAAGCTCCGGAGCTAGGTGATAGCCGTGTCTCTGCACTAAATCGTCTAACTAAATTAGAAAAACGTTTAGAAAAACAGCCTACGTTTAAAGATTTGTACCATGCAAATCTTCAAGATTATCTCAGTTCTGGTCACATGGTACTTGCCGAGAAGAACTCGTCTTATGTTTTGACCCATCATGGAGTTACGAAAGATAGCTCCACAACTAAAGTTAGAGTTGTATTTAACCCTGCTGAGAAAACCAATGCCACCTTCCCTTCTTTAAATGAGACTTTATTAGCCGGTCCTAAGCTTCAAAACAGTATTAAcgatattgttttgaatttccgCTTGCACCGAGTTGCTATCACAGGAGATGTAAAACAAATGTATAGAgccatcaaattggatgcaAGAGATAGTAAATTTCAGCAGATATTGTGGCGTTTCGATCCCTCTCAACCTGTACAACAGTATGAAATAACCCGTGTTTGTTTTGGCAAAGCTCGCCTTACCATGCCCTCCGTGTGa